A section of the Paenibacillus yonginensis genome encodes:
- a CDS encoding TetR/AcrR family transcriptional regulator encodes MNEQPAVTGSFKLILDTAETLIGEKGCRKTTLQDIIDRSGLSKGAIYHYVSGKDELFGLILRSRMESMNASFEKAVEAAGERDAATPTRALAEGLMNGASKDSVSNKIFTYLLAQSDQPKVTAILNELYRHSVELAERWIAIGQQAGAIPAELDAGRLAASFIVFSYGLRVQKVVANESDPTLKMEDIFGLLFKSLQ; translated from the coding sequence ATGAATGAACAACCTGCCGTTACCGGCAGCTTTAAACTCATCCTCGATACAGCGGAGACACTGATCGGGGAAAAAGGCTGCCGCAAAACAACTCTTCAAGATATTATCGACCGCTCCGGGCTGTCTAAAGGCGCCATTTACCATTATGTATCCGGCAAAGATGAGCTTTTTGGCCTTATTCTCCGTTCCCGTATGGAATCCATGAACGCCAGCTTCGAGAAGGCCGTCGAGGCAGCCGGAGAACGAGATGCCGCTACGCCCACACGGGCGCTTGCCGAAGGCCTAATGAACGGTGCAAGCAAAGACAGCGTGAGCAACAAAATCTTTACCTACCTGCTTGCCCAATCGGACCAACCGAAAGTAACGGCTATTTTGAATGAGCTCTATCGTCATTCTGTAGAGCTTGCCGAGCGGTGGATTGCCATCGGCCAGCAGGCTGGCGCGATCCCTGCCGAACTGGACGCCGGAAGATTGGCGGCATCCTTCATCGTTTTTTCCTATGGGCTTCGTGTTCAGAAGGTGGTTGCAAATGAGTCCGATCCCACCCTTAAAATGGAGGACATCTTTGGGCTACTGTTCAAATCCCTGCAATAG
- a CDS encoding CcdC family protein: protein MDVTTIFGPNTLRILVTLVTAVFALSVIFVRLKASSRPVTVRKIIIPPLGMATGALMFLYPATRIPFWWGLIAFAAGWLVFSYPLIKTTKFEMRGSEVYVQRSAGFAFILLGLLVLRLILHEFIQEYVSIPQTAGLFFLLAFGMITRWRLYMLKEYHIINPPASQTN from the coding sequence ATGGACGTCACCACTATTTTTGGTCCAAATACGCTCCGCATCCTTGTAACCCTGGTTACCGCAGTCTTTGCCCTGTCGGTGATTTTTGTACGTCTCAAAGCAAGCAGCCGTCCCGTCACCGTTCGAAAAATCATCATTCCGCCGCTTGGCATGGCCACCGGCGCTCTTATGTTCCTCTATCCGGCCACCCGGATTCCGTTCTGGTGGGGGCTGATCGCTTTTGCCGCAGGCTGGCTGGTCTTCTCTTACCCGCTGATCAAAACGACCAAATTCGAAATGCGCGGCAGCGAAGTTTATGTGCAGCGCTCCGCCGGTTTTGCCTTCATCCTGCTGGGACTGCTGGTGCTGCGCCTTATTCTGCATGAATTCATTCAAGAATACGTCTCCATCCCGCAGACGGCAGGCCTCTTCTTCCTGCTGGCGTTCGGCATGATTACCCGCTGGCGGCTGTACATGTTGAAAGAATACCATATCATTAACCCGCCCGCATCGCAGACAAACTGA
- a CDS encoding OsmC family protein, producing the protein MKVMTTWNGKRLFTSVGDSGYPVGMDATPKYGGDGKGATPMELLLAGLAGCIGIDVTMILDQFLGQITSLEIEADGTRKEQNPTGFTAIELIFCVEGEIPDYRIWKAIEMGKEKYCAVSDSLKADISFKLILNGQEIARP; encoded by the coding sequence ATGAAAGTCATGACAACTTGGAATGGAAAACGTTTGTTTACTTCAGTCGGGGATTCCGGCTATCCGGTCGGTATGGACGCTACGCCGAAATACGGCGGGGACGGCAAAGGGGCAACCCCTATGGAGCTGCTGCTCGCGGGACTCGCCGGCTGTATCGGCATTGATGTCACCATGATTCTGGACCAGTTCCTCGGACAGATCACATCGCTGGAAATCGAGGCCGACGGCACACGTAAAGAGCAGAACCCCACGGGCTTTACTGCCATTGAGCTGATCTTCTGCGTCGAAGGGGAAATTCCGGATTACCGGATTTGGAAAGCCATCGAGATGGGCAAAGAGAAATACTGCGCCGTATCCGATTCCTTAAAAGCCGATATCAGCTTTAAACTGATCCTGAACGGTCAGGAAATTGCCCGGCCTTAA
- the cysT gene encoding sulfate ABC transporter permease subunit CysT, whose product MKAAAVPNRGILPGFGLTLGITIFYLSLVVLIPISALLFNSTGLTWGKFAEVATDPRVIASYKVSFLTAGAAALVDAVLGLLLAWVLVRYDFPGKNIFDSLVDLPFALPTAVAGVALTSIYAKTGWMGSWLAQLGIEVAFTPLGIIIALMFIGIPFVVRTLQPVLQELEADVEEAAATLGSGRVRTFFSVILPQLAPPLVTGFALAFARGIGEYGSVVFISGNMPLKTEIAPLLIMSKLERFDYAGATAVAIILLLISFLLLLGTNLLQRWMRRNAG is encoded by the coding sequence ATGAAAGCCGCGGCTGTCCCGAATCGGGGCATTTTACCCGGATTCGGATTAACCTTAGGAATTACTATCTTTTATTTGAGCCTTGTGGTGCTGATCCCGATTTCGGCGCTGCTGTTTAATTCAACAGGCCTGACCTGGGGGAAATTTGCGGAGGTGGCCACAGATCCGCGGGTTATCGCCTCTTACAAAGTCAGCTTTCTGACGGCGGGGGCGGCAGCGTTAGTGGATGCAGTGCTGGGCCTGCTGCTGGCCTGGGTGCTGGTGCGGTATGATTTTCCCGGCAAAAATATATTCGACTCGCTGGTCGATCTGCCGTTCGCGCTGCCAACGGCTGTCGCCGGCGTCGCTTTGACCTCGATTTATGCCAAAACAGGCTGGATGGGCTCCTGGCTGGCCCAACTGGGGATTGAAGTAGCGTTTACACCGCTTGGTATCATCATCGCCTTGATGTTTATCGGCATTCCTTTTGTGGTCCGGACGCTGCAGCCTGTGCTGCAGGAGCTGGAAGCCGATGTGGAGGAAGCCGCTGCGACCCTGGGCTCGGGCCGGGTTCGGACTTTCTTCTCGGTCATTCTGCCGCAGCTTGCCCCGCCGCTCGTTACCGGATTTGCGCTTGCTTTTGCCCGCGGGATCGGCGAATACGGCTCGGTGGTGTTCATCTCCGGCAATATGCCGCTGAAGACGGAAATCGCCCCGCTGCTGATTATGTCTAAGCTGGAGAGGTTCGATTATGCCGGAGCTACGGCGGTAGCCATTATCCTGCTGCTGATTTCCTTCCTGCTGCTGCTGGGCACCAACCTGCTGCAGCGCTGGATGCGCAGAAATGCTGGATAA
- a CDS encoding cold-shock protein, which yields METGTVKWFNAEKGFGFIEVEGGSDVFVHFSAITGEGFKTLDEGQRVQFDIVQGNRGPQADNVVKL from the coding sequence ATGGAAACTGGAACAGTTAAATGGTTTAACGCTGAGAAAGGCTTTGGTTTCATCGAAGTTGAAGGCGGAAGCGACGTATTCGTACACTTCAGCGCAATCACAGGCGAAGGCTTTAAAACGCTTGACGAAGGTCAACGCGTTCAATTCGATATCGTTCAAGGCAACCGCGGTCCACAAGCCGACAACGTTGTTAAACTGTAA
- a CDS encoding carbohydrate ABC transporter permease, whose amino-acid sequence MKISRRLYSYYLVWPALLIYSIFFVIPAIAGLYYSFTDWRLDRTSIQFIGWDNFERIFTDKTLLLAVKNTLIFAVATVIGKNIVGMALAIGLNMRLKTRNILRAIFYSPSILSILVISIVFTPMLRADGTINRILDAVGLHFLTQNWLTDPSVVIWTIALVSIWQQAGFQMAIYLAGLQSISKDYYEAATIDGAGAWRSFRSITLPLLTPAININLMLTLIGGLKVFSEVFVLTGGGPGNASQVVGTIILRSFGEGSWGLGTAVNTLLFAAVTVIAIPLLIFMRRKEVSE is encoded by the coding sequence ATGAAAATATCGAGAAGACTATACTCATATTACCTGGTTTGGCCCGCACTTTTGATTTATTCCATATTTTTCGTCATTCCCGCCATTGCCGGTCTTTATTACTCCTTTACAGACTGGCGTCTGGACCGGACGAGCATTCAGTTTATCGGCTGGGACAACTTTGAACGGATCTTCACCGACAAAACGCTGCTGTTAGCTGTAAAAAATACGCTGATCTTCGCCGTCGCCACGGTCATCGGCAAAAACATCGTCGGGATGGCCCTTGCCATTGGCTTAAATATGCGGCTCAAGACGCGCAATATTTTGCGGGCTATTTTTTATTCTCCATCGATCCTGAGTATTCTTGTTATCAGTATCGTGTTTACTCCCATGCTGCGGGCGGACGGTACGATCAACCGGATTTTAGACGCAGTCGGGCTTCACTTTCTGACGCAGAACTGGCTGACCGATCCTTCGGTGGTCATCTGGACTATTGCTTTGGTATCCATTTGGCAGCAGGCAGGCTTCCAAATGGCGATTTATCTCGCCGGCCTTCAATCCATTTCCAAAGATTATTATGAAGCCGCTACGATCGACGGCGCGGGCGCTTGGCGAAGCTTCCGCAGCATTACGCTTCCGCTTCTGACCCCCGCCATCAATATCAACCTGATGCTGACGCTGATCGGCGGGCTCAAGGTGTTCTCGGAGGTGTTTGTGCTGACCGGCGGAGGCCCGGGCAACGCCTCGCAGGTTGTCGGCACCATCATATTGCGTTCATTCGGCGAAGGCAGCTGGGGCCTCGGAACAGCGGTTAACACCCTTTTGTTCGCCGCGGTTACCGTCATTGCCATTCCGCTGCTGATCTTTATGCGCCGCAAGGAGGTATCGGAATAA
- the cysW gene encoding sulfate ABC transporter permease subunit CysW, translating to MAGTVPALQGKPRVSAERNKNTVSSGAVKWSLIGLAALVMLWLIVLPLVSVLYEALKQGFGVYVAAITDPDALSALRLTLLVALITVPLNTLFGVTAAWAITKFRFKGKGLLTTLIDLPFSVSPVIGGLIYVLIYGKRGWFGPWLDDHNIQIVFALPGIVLATLFITFPFVARELIPLMEDQGQQEEEAAVTLGAKGWKVFWHITLPNIKWGLLYGIILCNARAMGEFGAVSVVSGHIRGETNTLPLHVEILYNEYQFSASFAVASLLLLLALVTLVLKAWFTRRHAQ from the coding sequence ATGGCAGGAACGGTACCTGCATTGCAGGGCAAACCGCGGGTTTCGGCTGAACGAAATAAGAATACGGTTTCTTCCGGAGCCGTCAAGTGGAGTCTGATCGGCCTGGCTGCTTTAGTGATGTTATGGCTGATCGTGCTTCCGCTTGTGTCTGTCCTGTACGAGGCATTGAAGCAGGGCTTTGGCGTCTACGTTGCGGCGATCACCGACCCGGATGCGCTGTCAGCGCTTCGCCTGACACTGCTTGTTGCTTTGATCACAGTTCCTTTAAATACGCTGTTCGGGGTGACGGCTGCCTGGGCCATTACGAAATTTCGTTTTAAAGGCAAAGGGCTGCTGACCACACTTATAGATCTGCCTTTTTCGGTTTCTCCGGTCATCGGCGGTCTGATTTATGTGCTGATTTATGGAAAAAGAGGCTGGTTCGGCCCCTGGCTGGACGACCATAATATCCAGATTGTCTTTGCGCTTCCGGGAATCGTGCTGGCCACGCTGTTCATTACCTTCCCCTTCGTCGCGAGGGAACTGATTCCGCTGATGGAGGACCAGGGGCAGCAGGAGGAGGAAGCCGCTGTAACCTTGGGGGCGAAGGGCTGGAAGGTATTCTGGCATATCACTTTGCCGAATATCAAATGGGGCCTGCTGTACGGCATCATTTTGTGCAACGCAAGGGCGATGGGCGAATTTGGCGCTGTTTCGGTAGTGTCCGGCCACATCCGGGGCGAAACCAATACGCTTCCGCTGCATGTCGAGATTTTATACAATGAATATCAGTTTTCAGCATCGTTTGCCGTGGCTTCACTGCTGCTCCTGCTGGCGCTGGTGACTCTGGTGTTGAAGGCGTGGTTTACACGCAGGCATGCCCAGTAG
- a CDS encoding CcdC protein domain-containing protein produces the protein MTQHQWDLIGYGVWMMIIWMTLRQFLQTRRPVAGKGYKLLFGDWMLFAPVPWIAYCMASRGSFLQLLWVVALGMIVAIPYMLTSRFSRDRLGEIKMKPNLLFYLFLFGLPYVRYELRNYVFHSHPLLTPQHRPDIELMLAEYIAVLVIFTFVWRLSMFISYRRLLKQSVGNPELGVASTGGGKLNLQAK, from the coding sequence ATGACACAACATCAATGGGATTTGATTGGTTATGGCGTTTGGATGATGATTATTTGGATGACGCTGCGTCAGTTTCTGCAAACGAGAAGGCCAGTGGCGGGAAAAGGTTATAAACTGCTCTTTGGCGATTGGATGCTGTTTGCTCCTGTCCCCTGGATTGCTTACTGTATGGCGTCCAGAGGAAGCTTCCTTCAGCTGCTGTGGGTGGTTGCCCTCGGTATGATCGTAGCGATACCCTATATGTTAACTAGCCGTTTCAGCCGTGACCGCCTGGGCGAAATTAAAATGAAACCCAACCTTCTGTTCTATTTGTTCCTGTTCGGCTTACCGTATGTGCGTTATGAACTTCGGAACTATGTGTTTCACAGCCATCCGCTGCTAACTCCGCAGCATCGGCCGGATATCGAGTTAATGCTCGCGGAATACATCGCAGTGCTTGTTATTTTCACGTTTGTATGGCGTTTATCCATGTTTATCAGCTACCGTCGTTTGCTTAAGCAGTCCGTAGGCAATCCCGAGCTTGGCGTGGCCAGCACCGGCGGGGGGAAATTAAACCTGCAGGCCAAATAA
- a CDS encoding carbohydrate ABC transporter permease: protein MSYSSKLAWRRYLVEGLLILASLLIILPLLIMIFGSFMNNSEVLKFSLRLPKEWIFSNYTTVFKEGGLGRAFLNGILITGVSSILNIFTSSAAAFILVRRETKTANFLYMFFFMGLIAPMSTITTIRVVQWLGFYGSITSVIFIYASLNTAFSVFLYSGFIRSIPKALDEVAFLEGANTLSVFFKIVTPLILPVNATVAIMVFMSVWNDITIPLYFLTDSSNWTMPLSVYNFYGKFSRDWNLIFADLVLTSLPVFILYLFCQKYIVSGLTAGAVKG from the coding sequence ATGAGCTATTCAAGCAAACTCGCCTGGCGCCGCTATCTGGTGGAAGGGCTTCTGATTCTGGCTTCCCTCCTCATCATTCTGCCGCTGCTGATCATGATCTTCGGCAGCTTTATGAACAACTCGGAGGTACTGAAATTTTCGCTTCGTCTTCCGAAAGAATGGATTTTCTCCAACTATACAACTGTATTTAAGGAGGGCGGACTGGGCCGGGCCTTCCTGAACGGGATACTGATCACAGGCGTATCTTCCATTCTTAATATTTTCACTTCCTCTGCCGCCGCCTTCATTCTGGTCCGCCGAGAAACCAAAACGGCTAATTTCCTGTACATGTTTTTCTTTATGGGACTCATTGCTCCTATGTCCACAATTACAACGATCCGTGTCGTGCAGTGGCTGGGATTTTACGGCAGCATAACTAGCGTTATCTTTATCTATGCTTCTCTGAATACCGCGTTCAGTGTTTTTCTGTACAGCGGTTTTATCCGCTCCATTCCGAAAGCGCTCGACGAAGTAGCCTTCCTGGAAGGCGCAAATACGCTCAGCGTGTTCTTCAAAATCGTGACGCCGCTTATCCTGCCGGTTAACGCGACCGTAGCCATCATGGTCTTCATGTCTGTCTGGAACGACATTACCATCCCGCTCTATTTCCTGACCGACAGCTCGAACTGGACGATGCCGCTTTCGGTCTACAACTTCTATGGCAAATTCAGCCGGGACTGGAACCTTATCTTCGCCGATCTGGTGCTGACCTCCCTGCCGGTGTTCATTCTATACCTGTTCTGTCAGAAATACATCGTCAGCGGGTTGACCGCCGGAGCCGTTAAAGGCTGA
- a CDS encoding sulfate ABC transporter substrate-binding protein codes for MKRNLKKAVIASVVLSLTVALTACGSNEDQASADSKKIELLNVSYDPTRELYESYNKAFAAYWKEKTGQEVTIKQSHGGSGKQSRSVIDGLNADVVTLALGYDIDAIQEAGLINEGWQSKYEHNSSPYTSTILLLVRKGNPKGIKDWDDLIKDGVEVITPNPQTSGGARWNYLAAWEYAMHHNNGDEEQTKEFMRKLFANVPVLDTGARGATTTFVERGIGDVLIAWENEAMLSMKELGQDKFDIVYPSESILAEPPVAVVDDNVDKRGTRDAAEAYLQYLYSEEGQTIAAENYYRPTLESVKEKYKDKFKDIKLYTIDEEFGGWAKAQKEHFSDGGIFDQIYTPGK; via the coding sequence ATGAAGAGAAATTTAAAGAAAGCGGTAATCGCAAGCGTAGTCCTCAGTCTGACGGTGGCTCTGACAGCCTGCGGCTCTAATGAAGACCAAGCCAGTGCGGACAGCAAAAAGATTGAACTGCTTAACGTTTCTTACGACCCCACGAGAGAGCTTTATGAAAGCTACAACAAAGCGTTTGCCGCTTATTGGAAAGAAAAAACAGGGCAGGAGGTAACCATCAAGCAGTCTCACGGCGGCTCCGGCAAGCAAAGCCGTTCTGTCATTGACGGTTTGAATGCGGATGTGGTCACCCTGGCGCTGGGTTATGATATTGACGCGATTCAGGAGGCTGGCCTGATCAACGAAGGCTGGCAGAGCAAATACGAGCATAACAGTTCGCCTTATACCTCAACGATCCTCCTGCTCGTTCGCAAAGGCAATCCAAAAGGGATTAAAGACTGGGACGATTTGATCAAAGACGGTGTTGAGGTTATTACGCCCAACCCTCAGACCTCCGGCGGTGCAAGATGGAATTATCTGGCCGCGTGGGAATATGCCATGCATCATAACAATGGGGATGAGGAGCAGACGAAGGAATTTATGAGAAAGCTGTTCGCCAACGTCCCGGTGCTTGATACCGGCGCACGCGGAGCTACAACAACGTTTGTGGAACGCGGCATCGGGGATGTGCTGATCGCCTGGGAGAACGAAGCGATGTTGTCTATGAAGGAGCTGGGCCAGGATAAGTTCGACATTGTCTACCCTTCCGAGAGTATTTTAGCGGAACCGCCGGTAGCCGTTGTGGACGACAATGTAGATAAAAGGGGAACACGGGATGCAGCCGAGGCCTACCTGCAATACCTCTATTCGGAGGAAGGGCAGACCATAGCAGCCGAGAACTATTACCGCCCTACACTGGAAAGTGTGAAGGAGAAATACAAGGACAAATTCAAGGATATCAAGCTGTATACGATTGACGAAGAATTTGGCGGATGGGCCAAAGCCCAGAAGGAACACTTCAGTGATGGCGGCATTTTTGATCAAATTTATACGCCGGGCAAATGA
- a CDS encoding cold-shock protein — translation MNYRKKTLEEIPQELTSIWSCTSDGCNGWMRDNFAFDYTPVCPLCSASMEKGTKMLPLLVNNNGNIKDLKKGVNIQNS, via the coding sequence ATGAACTACCGTAAAAAAACGTTAGAAGAAATACCCCAGGAGCTTACGTCCATTTGGTCCTGTACGAGCGATGGCTGCAACGGCTGGATGAGGGATAACTTTGCGTTTGACTACACTCCCGTTTGTCCTTTATGCTCGGCATCCATGGAAAAGGGAACTAAGATGCTTCCCCTTCTGGTCAATAACAACGGTAACATTAAGGATTTGAAAAAAGGGGTCAACATCCAGAATTCTTAA
- a CDS encoding VC0807 family protein produces the protein MAVLTATLCINAVCPFLVYSILIRHYSSFAALLAASLIPLLDNVWHLVRHRRLDAFGFLMLVSLVLSALAALLGGNERLILVRESLVTGVIGLLFIGSLSLDKPLLFWLAGRFLAKPVSARLAEHWGHPRLRAMFRCMTAVWGILLLVEALLRVLLVFCLKPAAVLALSGPCLYIFIGGAALWTYLYRMRNRAVFASFLHTQDRSSAS, from the coding sequence ATGGCAGTCCTAACTGCAACCTTATGCATCAATGCGGTCTGTCCGTTTCTGGTGTACTCCATCCTAATCAGGCACTACTCTTCTTTTGCCGCGCTGCTGGCGGCTTCTTTGATCCCTTTGCTGGACAACGTCTGGCATTTAGTCCGGCACCGGAGACTGGATGCCTTCGGCTTTCTGATGCTGGTCAGCCTGGTGCTGAGCGCCTTGGCAGCCCTGCTGGGCGGAAACGAACGGCTTATCCTGGTGCGGGAATCCCTGGTTACGGGAGTTATCGGATTGCTTTTTATCGGATCTCTTAGCCTGGACAAACCGCTTCTCTTCTGGCTGGCTGGAAGGTTCTTGGCCAAACCGGTGTCTGCCCGTCTCGCTGAGCATTGGGGCCATCCTCGGCTTAGAGCCATGTTTAGATGTATGACCGCCGTTTGGGGGATCTTACTGCTAGTAGAAGCTCTTCTGAGAGTTCTTCTCGTCTTCTGCCTCAAGCCCGCTGCCGTGCTGGCCTTGTCCGGCCCCTGCTTGTATATCTTCATTGGAGGGGCAGCGCTTTGGACTTACCTGTACCGGATGAGGAACCGGGCTGTCTTTGCCAGCTTTTTGCATACGCAAGACCGGTCAAGTGCAAGCTAA
- a CDS encoding lactonase family protein, whose product MVDQSKSEQGNWLFYIGSYSEADQPGIHLASLNQATGEMKILGSTDGVENPSFLAVHPGGHRLYAVTETDEGELVGYDILEDGSLKEHKRLQTGGEHPCHVAFAPEAYLVTVNYTGAQVSSYKLDGEGRLEEVQSRVQHTGSGPNKERQEKAHTHSAIPDKKGKFVYVSDLGKDQVVVYGLDQGKLAHRGAVMLPAGSGPRHFIIDSSQKYAYGIDELSNTFTVYNYNAEEGGLVPVQQVSTLPPSIDPANCTAADLHLSACGGYLYGSNRGASDTLVRFVVNRENGQLSDPEWFDCGGKVPRNFALVDNRLLLCANQDSDNIVSFLIDPENGKLKETGHSLKVGKPVCIAAWHISKSVD is encoded by the coding sequence ATGGTAGATCAAAGCAAGTCGGAGCAAGGCAATTGGCTGTTCTACATAGGTTCTTATTCGGAAGCGGATCAACCGGGCATTCACCTGGCTTCACTGAATCAAGCAACCGGGGAGATGAAGATCCTCGGCAGTACAGACGGCGTGGAGAATCCGTCTTTCCTGGCGGTGCATCCGGGAGGCCACCGTTTGTATGCGGTTACGGAGACGGATGAAGGCGAGCTGGTGGGCTACGATATTCTGGAGGATGGCTCCCTGAAGGAGCACAAACGTCTGCAGACGGGAGGGGAGCATCCTTGTCATGTGGCTTTTGCGCCGGAGGCCTATCTGGTGACGGTCAATTATACGGGTGCCCAGGTGAGCAGCTATAAGCTGGACGGGGAAGGCCGTTTGGAGGAAGTCCAGTCCAGGGTTCAGCATACCGGCAGCGGCCCGAACAAAGAGCGGCAGGAGAAAGCCCATACGCACTCGGCGATTCCCGACAAGAAGGGTAAGTTCGTCTACGTTTCTGATTTGGGCAAAGATCAGGTAGTCGTGTACGGCCTGGATCAGGGCAAGCTGGCGCACCGCGGGGCGGTTATGCTGCCGGCCGGCAGCGGGCCAAGACATTTTATCATCGATTCATCGCAAAAATACGCCTACGGCATCGACGAGCTCAGCAACACGTTTACCGTTTATAACTATAATGCCGAGGAGGGCGGGCTCGTGCCTGTTCAGCAGGTTTCGACGCTGCCGCCGTCTATTGATCCTGCGAACTGTACAGCAGCGGATCTTCATCTTTCCGCTTGCGGAGGTTATTTATATGGCTCCAATCGCGGAGCTTCCGATACGCTTGTCCGCTTTGTGGTCAACCGCGAAAACGGCCAGCTCAGCGATCCCGAGTGGTTCGATTGCGGCGGCAAGGTTCCACGCAACTTTGCACTGGTCGACAACCGCCTGCTGCTGTGCGCCAACCAGGACAGCGACAATATCGTATCGTTCCTTATTGATCCGGAGAACGGCAAGCTGAAGGAGACCGGTCATTCGCTGAAGGTGGGCAAACCTGTTTGCATAGCGGCATGGCACATTTCGAAAAGTGTGGACTAG
- a CDS encoding DUF2062 domain-containing protein: protein MRNKRSFPNRLYRAFKLNFLRLFRTPGGVKKISLGFSIGFGLEMIVISSACLVYLIFYPAVKLAGGSVPAAIIGNVVGKLTFLPIILMPFAKKLGEWIYPSSSASGTIKEASIMDVFQGDFSAVKAVLHGGLHILIGMSIFGILSMVISYYVITFFHNRNHKRRQAKRRKRIVMSETASS from the coding sequence ATGAGAAACAAAAGAAGTTTTCCAAACCGTCTATATAGAGCCTTTAAACTGAATTTTCTGCGCCTGTTCCGTACGCCGGGCGGCGTGAAGAAAATATCGCTGGGCTTCTCCATCGGCTTCGGCCTTGAAATGATCGTCATTTCAAGCGCATGTCTGGTGTACTTGATTTTTTATCCTGCCGTTAAGCTTGCCGGAGGTTCCGTTCCGGCCGCGATTATTGGCAATGTAGTCGGGAAGCTGACTTTCCTGCCCATTATTTTAATGCCTTTTGCGAAGAAGCTAGGTGAATGGATTTATCCGTCTTCTTCCGCCTCAGGCACGATCAAGGAAGCTTCCATTATGGATGTCTTCCAGGGAGACTTCTCGGCCGTCAAAGCTGTTTTGCACGGGGGACTGCATATTTTGATCGGCATGTCGATCTTCGGCATATTGTCCATGGTCATCTCCTATTATGTGATTACGTTCTTCCACAACCGGAATCACAAACGGCGGCAGGCGAAACGGAGAAAACGGATCGTGATGTCGGAGACGGCCTCAAGCTGA
- the nfsA gene encoding oxygen-insensitive NADPH nitroreductase codes for MNAPNPTIELLMRHRSIRKYTDQSVERSTLEQIVSAGQMASSSSHVQAYSVVAVKDPERKRKLAELCGGQAYVEECPVFLVWCADLHRLKDAADKYTPELESHEGLTENFIIATVDAALAAQNAAVAAESLGLGIVYIGGIRNRIAEVSELLELPELVYPVFGMCLGYPDQTPVVRPRLPLEAVLHIDRFDKEKADSHLDAYDDTMVQYISERTHGARDTAWTRLMADKITALSRPHMREYLYNRGFKME; via the coding sequence ATGAATGCACCCAATCCGACCATTGAACTTTTAATGCGCCACCGGTCTATCCGGAAATATACCGACCAGTCCGTCGAACGCTCCACGCTTGAACAAATCGTTTCAGCCGGGCAAATGGCCTCCAGCTCCAGCCACGTTCAGGCTTACAGCGTGGTCGCCGTTAAAGACCCGGAGCGCAAACGCAAGCTGGCCGAGCTCTGCGGCGGGCAGGCCTACGTGGAAGAATGCCCGGTATTTCTCGTATGGTGCGCTGACCTGCACCGTCTGAAGGACGCGGCCGACAAATATACACCGGAGCTGGAATCCCACGAAGGCCTCACGGAGAATTTCATTATCGCGACTGTCGACGCTGCCCTGGCAGCCCAAAATGCGGCCGTTGCTGCTGAATCGCTGGGTCTGGGCATCGTTTATATCGGCGGCATCCGCAACCGGATTGCCGAGGTCAGCGAGCTTTTGGAGCTGCCCGAACTGGTCTACCCGGTCTTTGGCATGTGCCTGGGCTATCCCGATCAGACGCCGGTGGTTCGCCCGCGGCTGCCGCTTGAAGCTGTGCTGCACATCGACCGTTTCGATAAGGAGAAAGCAGACAGCCATCTGGACGCCTATGACGATACGATGGTCCAGTACATCTCCGAACGGACCCATGGCGCCCGCGATACGGCCTGGACGCGGCTGATGGCGGACAAAATCACCGCGTTGTCCCGGCCGCACATGCGCGAGTATTTGTACAACCGCGGCTTCAAAATGGAATAA